In Paenibacillus sp. FSL R7-0345, a single window of DNA contains:
- a CDS encoding homocysteine methyltransferase, which yields MKSLKLCDTTLRDGEQAAGVSFTRAEKLEIAKLLSECGVEQAEVGIPAMGRREQEDIAAIAELGLPMKLMTWNRSVLGDIDRARSTGVNWSHVSIPVSDIQLQGKLGLTPLEGLNKLLRAAEYGLGQGMTVSVGMEDSSRADMGFLIDVVNVLYQEGVRRFRYADTVSAHHPGQMAERIQNLLGSVPADVELEVHCHNDFGLAVANTLSGIAAGAVWASTTVAGIGERTGNAAMEEVAMAWRHLYGGECGVRLDLLKRLADKVIAASGRNVGDAKPIVGQLAFTHESGIHVDGLMKERATYQTFDPAEIGRAHRFVLGKHSGSGGVAHVLEQRGLEISPETAARLLERVREYAEARKSNVPEGMLLQWLMEEQQRAQSAV from the coding sequence GTGAAAAGTCTCAAGCTATGTGACACGACACTCAGGGATGGTGAACAGGCGGCTGGAGTATCATTCACGCGGGCGGAAAAGCTGGAAATCGCAAAGTTGCTGTCGGAATGCGGAGTAGAACAGGCAGAGGTGGGTATCCCTGCCATGGGCAGACGGGAACAGGAGGACATCGCGGCGATAGCAGAGCTGGGATTGCCGATGAAGCTGATGACCTGGAACCGTTCGGTCCTTGGAGATATTGACAGGGCACGGAGCACCGGGGTGAACTGGAGCCATGTATCCATACCGGTCTCGGACATTCAGTTACAGGGCAAGCTGGGCCTGACGCCGCTGGAAGGGCTGAACAAGCTGCTTCGTGCAGCAGAATACGGGCTGGGGCAGGGAATGACGGTGTCAGTCGGGATGGAGGACTCCTCCAGGGCGGATATGGGATTTCTGATTGACGTGGTAAACGTTCTGTATCAAGAAGGGGTCCGCAGATTCCGTTACGCGGATACGGTATCTGCCCATCATCCGGGACAGATGGCCGAGCGGATTCAGAACCTGCTCGGCTCCGTTCCCGCCGATGTGGAGCTGGAAGTACACTGCCATAATGATTTCGGGCTGGCTGTTGCCAACACCTTGAGCGGCATAGCCGCCGGTGCGGTCTGGGCCAGCACTACAGTAGCCGGTATAGGCGAGCGGACCGGCAATGCGGCCATGGAGGAAGTTGCCATGGCCTGGCGGCATTTGTACGGCGGCGAATGCGGCGTGCGGCTGGACCTGCTCAAGAGGCTGGCTGACAAAGTGATTGCGGCCTCCGGCCGCAATGTCGGTGATGCCAAGCCGATTGTGGGACAGCTTGCGTTCACGCATGAGTCCGGCATTCATGTGGACGGGCTGATGAAGGAGAGGGCGACGTACCAGACGTTCGATCCGGCCGAGATCGGCCGGGCGCACCGCTTCGTGCTGGGCAAGCATTCCGGCAGCGGCGGGGTGGCGCATGTGCTGGAGCAGCGCGGTCTTGAGATTAGCCCCGAGACGGCAGCGCGGCTGCTGGAGCGGGTCCGCGAATACGCGGAGGCCCGCAAGAGCAATGTGCCGGAAGGAATGCTGCTCCAGTGGCTGATGGAGGAGCAGCAGCGCGCGCAGAGTGCTGTGTGA
- a CDS encoding Cof-type HAD-IIB family hydrolase, whose protein sequence is MTTKKTIFFDIDGTIYDEDKNVPASTREAIAELQRRGHNVVIATGRGAYMFKELREELGIDSFVSLNGQYVVYKGEVIYTNRLETEVLKELTLFADKNDHPVAYIDATDMKVNTAEHVNIVTSIGSLKLAFPTYDAEYFLLNDIYQAIIFCPQESQAAYEEAYPELKFVRWHPLGMDVLPGNGSKAGGIAKMLEILGVDKEDVYAFGDGLNDVEMLSYVGYGIAMGNAEDEVKAAASYVTKHVSEGGIYEGLKMVGLL, encoded by the coding sequence ATGACAACAAAGAAAACCATTTTTTTTGATATTGACGGAACGATTTATGATGAAGATAAAAATGTGCCGGCTTCCACCAGAGAGGCGATTGCCGAGCTGCAGCGGCGGGGCCATAATGTCGTTATTGCGACCGGCAGAGGCGCTTATATGTTCAAGGAGCTGCGCGAAGAGCTGGGCATTGACTCCTTTGTCTCGCTCAACGGCCAGTATGTGGTCTACAAAGGCGAAGTAATTTATACTAACCGGCTGGAAACGGAGGTGCTGAAGGAGCTGACCCTGTTCGCTGATAAAAATGACCATCCGGTTGCTTATATCGACGCTACGGATATGAAGGTCAACACAGCTGAGCATGTGAATATCGTGACCAGCATCGGCTCGCTGAAGCTGGCTTTTCCAACCTATGATGCGGAGTATTTTTTGCTGAACGATATTTACCAGGCGATCATCTTCTGCCCGCAGGAGAGCCAGGCCGCCTATGAAGAAGCGTACCCTGAGCTCAAATTTGTCCGCTGGCACCCGCTGGGGATGGACGTACTGCCGGGGAACGGCTCCAAGGCGGGGGGCATTGCCAAGATGCTCGAAATCCTCGGCGTGGACAAAGAAGATGTGTATGCGTTCGGCGACGGGCTTAATGATGTGGAAATGCTCAGCTACGTGGGCTACGGGATTGCCATGGGCAACGCGGAGGACGAAGTGAAGGCGGCTGCATCTTATGTTACCAAGCATGTCAGTGAGGGCGGTATTTATGAAGGTTTGAAAATGGTGGGGCTGCTGTAG